Proteins encoded by one window of Anaerolineales bacterium:
- a CDS encoding 30S ribosomal protein S18, whose protein sequence is MTDDNREPRGPRRYESDNSEGEGYESSDRPSGGYGGRGRRRVYNQRLEKTDVELYKDIETLRRFLTDRGQIRPRRQTGLCARDQRRLAVAVKRARHLALLPFVADGTRHE, encoded by the coding sequence ATGACCGATGATAATCGTGAACCACGCGGTCCACGCCGCTACGAAAGTGACAACAGCGAAGGTGAAGGCTACGAGAGCAGTGACCGTCCCAGTGGCGGTTATGGCGGGCGGGGTCGCCGCCGTGTCTATAACCAACGCTTGGAAAAGACGGATGTTGAACTTTACAAAGATATTGAAACGCTCCGTCGTTTCCTGACAGATCGCGGGCAGATTCGCCCCCGCCGTCAAACCGGACTGTGCGCCCGTGATCAACGGCGCTTGGCAGTGGCGGTGAAGCGGGCGCGGCATTTGGCGCTGCTCCCCTTTGTGGCTGATGGCACACGGCACGAATAA
- the mnmA gene encoding tRNA 2-thiouridine(34) synthase MnmA, which translates to MGTKRTRVVVAMSGGVDSSVAAALLVEQGYEVIGIMMRLWAEDGDKAHGHNRCCTPDQMSDANLIADALNIPFYVLDTRSVFKSAIVQFWVEGYAKGVTPNPCLECNRHIRFEWLLNNALALNADFLATGHYARIRRDDYGRASLLKGLDETKDQSYVLSVMGQTQLSRVMFPIGEYAKPAVRELAAKYGLSVASKGDSQDLCFLADGDYRRFLRDHSTAFVGEQISTPGPIRTRDGRVLGQHSGLPDYTIGQRKGLGLATAEPLYVIGMDSTQNTLIVGEKSELGRDHLTAARVNWISGEPPTESIRAEVKIRYKAAPAPVTIMPLPNARAEVRFDHPVRDITPGQGAVFYQGDVCLGGGIIERG; encoded by the coding sequence ATGGGTACAAAGCGTACACGGGTGGTTGTCGCCATGAGCGGCGGCGTTGATAGCTCTGTTGCGGCAGCGCTTCTGGTGGAGCAGGGCTACGAAGTGATCGGGATCATGATGCGCCTTTGGGCAGAGGACGGTGACAAGGCTCACGGGCATAACCGCTGCTGTACGCCCGACCAAATGTCCGATGCCAACCTGATTGCCGATGCCTTAAACATTCCATTCTATGTGCTGGATACCCGCTCAGTTTTTAAGAGCGCCATTGTTCAGTTTTGGGTGGAAGGCTATGCGAAGGGTGTTACGCCAAATCCTTGCTTGGAGTGCAATCGCCATATTCGCTTTGAATGGCTACTGAACAACGCCCTTGCCCTGAACGCCGATTTTCTGGCGACGGGGCATTACGCCCGTATTCGACGCGATGACTATGGGCGTGCGTCTCTTTTAAAGGGACTGGATGAGACAAAAGATCAGAGTTATGTCCTCAGTGTAATGGGACAGACACAGCTTTCTCGCGTCATGTTTCCTATTGGGGAGTATGCTAAGCCCGCCGTCCGTGAGCTTGCGGCTAAGTATGGGTTATCTGTCGCCTCGAAGGGGGATAGCCAGGACTTGTGTTTCCTTGCTGATGGCGATTATCGACGCTTTCTGCGCGACCATAGTACAGCGTTCGTCGGTGAGCAGATCAGTACACCCGGTCCAATTCGTACCCGCGATGGGCGCGTGCTTGGGCAGCACAGCGGACTCCCCGATTATACGATTGGGCAGCGCAAGGGGTTAGGGCTTGCCACTGCCGAGCCGCTCTATGTCATTGGGATGGACAGCACTCAGAACACTCTAATCGTTGGCGAAAAGAGCGAATTAGGACGCGATCACCTCACGGCGGCGCGGGTGAATTGGATCAGCGGCGAACCACCCACCGAATCGATTCGCGCTGAGGTCAAAATTCGCTACAAAGCAGCCCCTGCTCCAGTGACGATAATGCCCCTTCCCAACGCCCGCGCCGAGGTGCGCTTTGATCACCCCGTGCGGGATATTACACCCGGTCAGGGGGCAGTCTTTTATCAGGGGGATGTTTGTTTGGGGGGTGGAATCATTGAACGCGGCTAA
- a CDS encoding 30S ribosomal protein S6, which produces MRPYELTFIIAPDVDEQGITAIVDQVKGWITAANGTHTKTDTWGRRRLEYPIARFNEGYYVFLNFDSEPAALTELDRNLRLEQKVIRHLVIRADV; this is translated from the coding sequence ATGCGTCCCTATGAATTAACGTTCATCATCGCGCCTGATGTTGACGAGCAAGGCATCACTGCCATTGTCGATCAGGTCAAGGGCTGGATCACCGCCGCCAACGGCACCCACACGAAAACCGACACCTGGGGTCGGCGGCGCTTGGAATACCCCATTGCCCGCTTCAACGAAGGTTATTATGTCTTTTTGAATTTTGACAGCGAACCTGCCGCCCTGACGGAATTGGATCGCAACCTTCGCCTCGAACAAAAGGTGATCCGCCATTTGGTCATCCGCGCCGACGTATAA
- the ssb gene encoding single-stranded DNA-binding protein — protein sequence MLRGFIKVEMLGILGRDPEMRYTPSGRAVTSFSVVASRSWTTADGERREHHEWVNIVAWGKLAEICKTHLKKDQQVYVEGRLQTRRWTNDEGKQQVQIEVVADDMYVVGERRMGIEYADADESAHDDGDYPF from the coding sequence ATGCTGCGAGGGTTCATCAAAGTCGAGATGCTTGGCATCCTCGGACGCGACCCCGAAATGCGTTACACCCCTAGCGGGCGTGCTGTCACCAGTTTTAGCGTTGTTGCCAGCCGAAGTTGGACAACGGCAGACGGTGAACGCCGCGAACACCACGAATGGGTGAATATTGTGGCGTGGGGAAAATTGGCGGAAATCTGCAAAACACATCTCAAAAAAGACCAGCAAGTGTATGTCGAAGGGCGCTTGCAAACGCGCCGTTGGACGAACGATGAAGGCAAACAGCAAGTTCAGATCGAAGTTGTTGCCGATGATATGTATGTGGTGGGCGAACGGCGGATGGGCATAGAGTATGCCGATGCCGACGAGAGCGCACACGACGACGGCGATTACCCATTCTAA
- a CDS encoding universal stress protein, with amino-acid sequence MYERVLVTLDGSQFAESAIQHATRVTTPGGRIHLLSVVTEDPVSEVSALATALAQPFGMIDVQFTPDALAKHQEYVAARRDYLTQLAEMLQSKGYEVITEVRAGNPIDEIVTVAEGGMEIVIMASHGRTGFSRLALGSVAEGVLRRAPCPVLIIPIAAAAPQ; translated from the coding sequence ATGTATGAACGAGTGCTTGTTACCCTAGATGGATCACAGTTTGCCGAGAGTGCCATCCAGCATGCCACAAGGGTTACCACACCGGGCGGGCGGATTCATTTACTCTCTGTCGTCACCGAAGACCCCGTGAGCGAAGTTTCGGCGTTGGCAACAGCATTGGCGCAGCCCTTTGGGATGATCGATGTTCAGTTCACCCCGGATGCACTGGCAAAACATCAGGAATATGTTGCTGCACGGCGAGATTATCTCACCCAATTGGCGGAGATGCTCCAGAGCAAAGGCTATGAGGTGATCACTGAGGTACGCGCTGGCAACCCGATTGACGAGATTGTGACCGTTGCCGAAGGAGGCATGGAGATTGTTATCATGGCGTCACACGGGCGCACAGGGTTCAGCCGCTTGGCGTTAGGGAGCGTGGCAGAAGGAGTGCTGCGCCGTGCGCCTTGCCCAGTGTTGATTATCCCTATAGCCGCCGCCGCGCCTCAATAA
- a CDS encoding peptidylprolyl isomerase, producing MSKSREKTTAQPTPPKPDDGRVYKSRAEREAEVARWVMLGIGALVALIGLILFVAVLVDGVIRPNQPVASVKGEGISAREFNRRNSFERYLAGIQIAPIAQSQFASQILSNPQYGPYADLYNGLRFPTSGGQQTIATMVEAKIIAQYARENNISVTEAEIDAEIFKYFSFDPNPSTATPTTEPTLTLTPLVSPTPTETPTPSPEPSATATPTFTPFPTGIPTATPGATEQFTTFDDNRKNYIKEATALSGYGEAEIRTYFAEQALREKVRKIIIGETAMIQPQVQIRHILLKSKEEAEDVLKALQAGEPFAALAAALSQDPGSQNTGGFYDWTLKGQYVPEFDDAVWNGEIGAILGPIDTSANGAQYGWHVIQVLGREERPITESQKGQIEDKKFQDWLTAQRTERGVTQDDILWRTWVASRPTLEEMGIPSNLVGQ from the coding sequence ATGTCTAAATCCAGAGAGAAGACGACGGCGCAGCCAACGCCGCCTAAGCCGGATGACGGACGGGTTTACAAATCCCGCGCCGAACGCGAAGCCGAGGTTGCCCGTTGGGTAATGCTCGGCATTGGCGCGTTGGTCGCCCTGATTGGCTTGATCTTGTTTGTGGCGGTTTTGGTTGACGGGGTGATTCGCCCCAACCAACCCGTTGCCTCGGTCAAAGGGGAAGGGATCAGCGCCCGCGAGTTCAACCGCCGCAACAGTTTTGAGCGCTACCTTGCTGGTATCCAGATCGCGCCCATTGCCCAAAGCCAATTTGCCTCCCAAATCCTCTCCAACCCGCAGTACGGTCCCTATGCTGATCTGTACAATGGGCTGCGCTTTCCCACCTCTGGCGGGCAGCAGACGATTGCCACTATGGTGGAGGCAAAAATCATCGCCCAATATGCGCGGGAAAACAATATCAGCGTGACCGAGGCGGAGATCGACGCTGAAATCTTCAAATACTTCAGCTTCGATCCGAATCCCTCCACCGCCACACCAACCACCGAGCCGACGCTCACCCTGACGCCATTGGTTTCCCCCACGCCGACAGAAACACCGACGCCCTCCCCCGAACCTTCAGCGACGGCGACTCCGACCTTTACCCCTTTCCCAACGGGCATACCGACAGCAACGCCCGGCGCCACTGAGCAGTTCACAACCTTTGATGACAATCGCAAGAATTACATCAAAGAGGCGACGGCGCTCTCTGGCTACGGTGAGGCGGAAATCCGCACTTACTTTGCCGAGCAAGCCCTGCGCGAAAAAGTGCGCAAGATCATCATCGGTGAGACGGCGATGATCCAGCCCCAAGTGCAGATTCGTCATATCTTGCTGAAATCGAAAGAGGAGGCTGAGGACGTGCTGAAGGCGCTTCAAGCGGGCGAACCGTTTGCGGCGTTGGCGGCGGCGCTTAGCCAAGACCCCGGAAGCCAAAACACCGGCGGCTTTTACGATTGGACGCTGAAAGGGCAATACGTTCCCGAATTTGATGACGCCGTGTGGAACGGTGAGATCGGGGCGATCCTCGGTCCCATCGACACCAGCGCGAACGGCGCTCAGTACGGTTGGCATGTGATTCAGGTCTTGGGGCGTGAAGAGCGCCCGATCACGGAATCCCAAAAAGGGCAGATCGAGGACAAGAAATTCCAAGACTGGCTGACCGCCCAACGGACAGAACGCGGGGTGACGCAGGATGACATTTTGTGGCGGACATGGGTTGCCAGCCGCCCCACACTAGAGGAGATGGGTATTCCCTCGAATCTCGTCGGACAGTAG
- the rplS gene encoding 50S ribosomal protein L19 — MSDTLLKAFDAPERGFPKIASGDTVRVHVKIIEGDKSRIQVFQGVIIRHHGGGQNELFTVRRVASHGVGVERTFLYRSPRIDKIEVLRHGKVRRAQLYYMRNLSGKAARLKERRSDIVVSTDAGEDS, encoded by the coding sequence ATGTCTGACACGTTGTTAAAAGCATTCGATGCCCCAGAGCGGGGCTTTCCCAAAATCGCCTCTGGCGATACGGTGCGCGTCCATGTAAAGATCATCGAAGGGGATAAATCCCGTATTCAGGTCTTTCAAGGGGTGATCATTCGCCATCACGGTGGTGGGCAGAATGAATTGTTCACCGTCCGGCGCGTTGCCAGTCACGGCGTTGGCGTGGAACGTACCTTCCTCTACCGCAGCCCGCGTATTGATAAGATTGAAGTTCTCCGTCACGGTAAAGTCCGTCGCGCCCAGTTGTACTACATGCGCAATCTAAGCGGCAAGGCGGCACGCCTGAAAGAACGTCGTTCCGACATCGTAGTAAGCACAGACGCTGGCGAGGATAGCTAA
- a CDS encoding gamma-glutamyl-gamma-aminobutyrate hydrolase family protein → MVVPVSKRPLIGIIAALHHEHGVAFYGLLPAYANAVARAGGLPLLIVPTIDEASLRATYERLDGVLMAGGADVDPALYGMPQNPSAFRVYGVDTARDSAESEVVKWAFRDDKPFLGICRGAQIANVALGGSLYRDIEREFPGGGGVKHDLWGVFPRDHYGHTITLNAESRLAEVLDGATTLPVNSLHHQALRDVAAPLRVVALAEDGVIEGVESATSRFFLAVQWHPEELTEKSEPMLGLFKAFVTAAGSAR, encoded by the coding sequence ATGGTTGTGCCTGTCTCAAAACGCCCGCTTATCGGGATTATTGCGGCGCTCCACCATGAACATGGGGTGGCGTTTTACGGGTTGTTGCCCGCCTATGCAAACGCAGTAGCGCGGGCAGGTGGACTACCACTGCTCATCGTCCCGACCATTGATGAGGCATCCTTACGGGCAACCTATGAACGCCTTGATGGGGTTCTCATGGCGGGCGGCGCGGATGTTGATCCAGCGCTCTATGGAATGCCCCAAAACCCCTCGGCATTTCGTGTTTATGGAGTAGATACTGCCCGCGACAGCGCCGAATCAGAGGTGGTGAAGTGGGCGTTTCGGGATGACAAACCCTTTTTGGGTATTTGCCGAGGGGCGCAGATTGCCAATGTCGCCCTCGGTGGCTCGCTCTATCGGGATATTGAACGGGAATTCCCCGGTGGTGGTGGGGTAAAACACGATTTATGGGGCGTTTTTCCCCGCGATCATTACGGACATACCATCACCCTAAACGCTGAAAGTCGCTTGGCAGAAGTCCTTGACGGGGCGACCACCCTCCCCGTGAACAGCCTTCACCATCAGGCATTGCGTGATGTCGCTGCCCCGCTGCGGGTGGTGGCGCTTGCCGAAGATGGTGTCATTGAAGGCGTTGAATCGGCAACCTCACGATTTTTCCTCGCCGTTCAGTGGCATCCCGAAGAACTGACTGAGAAAAGTGAGCCGATGCTTGGTCTGTTCAAGGCATTTGTCACCGCTGCTGGATCAGCCAGATAG
- a CDS encoding class I SAM-dependent methyltransferase, whose amino-acid sequence MDAMTHHDLNQKLEKPVSPDLYTEDYFLTACEGYDEFVASEGEHLSRRLSAAFAIASIAPGMNILDVGCGRGEILRHCARLGANAYGIDYAPVAVQLSRDVIDNTSGAVGGTGVGQADAKALPFPTAAFDRALLFDVVEHLHPWELHAALLEIRRCLKADGKLIIHTAPNVWYDRYAYPVVRAFRRVIGQGQNYPADPRAFLVDHNQHVHVNEQSILSMRRILAKAGFVGRVWLDSPPQGRQNPLVIDMVRRAAFKVPPFRWFFQREVFAVVWKR is encoded by the coding sequence ATGGACGCCATGACGCACCATGACCTCAATCAAAAACTCGAAAAGCCAGTTTCGCCCGATCTCTACACAGAGGATTATTTCCTCACCGCCTGCGAAGGGTATGATGAATTTGTCGCCAGTGAGGGCGAACACCTCTCCCGCCGCCTGAGCGCTGCCTTTGCCATTGCCAGCATTGCGCCGGGGATGAACATCCTTGACGTGGGCTGCGGGCGCGGAGAAATTTTGCGCCACTGCGCACGGCTAGGGGCAAACGCCTATGGCATTGATTATGCCCCTGTTGCTGTCCAGCTTAGCCGTGATGTGATCGACAACACAAGCGGCGCAGTGGGGGGGACCGGCGTCGGGCAGGCAGATGCAAAAGCGCTCCCCTTTCCCACCGCCGCCTTTGACCGGGCTTTGCTCTTTGATGTTGTGGAACACCTCCACCCCTGGGAACTTCATGCCGCGCTCTTAGAAATTCGCCGCTGCTTGAAGGCAGACGGAAAATTAATCATTCACACCGCACCAAACGTCTGGTATGACCGCTACGCCTACCCTGTTGTGAGGGCATTCCGGCGCGTCATTGGGCAGGGGCAAAACTATCCGGCAGACCCCCGCGCTTTCCTTGTCGATCATAATCAACATGTCCATGTTAACGAGCAGTCCATCCTGAGTATGCGACGAATATTGGCAAAGGCGGGGTTTGTGGGGCGTGTCTGGTTGGACTCTCCCCCACAGGGAAGGCAAAACCCACTAGTGATTGATATGGTCAGACGGGCGGCGTTCAAGGTGCCGCCCTTCCGATGGTTTTTTCAGCGGGAAGTGTTTGCCGTAGTCTGGAAACGGTAA
- a CDS encoding PhzF family phenazine biosynthesis protein, with protein sequence MSQSIVQVDAFTDTPFAGNPAAVCLLTAPRDAEWMQHVAREMNLSETAFLYPEDDGFRLRWFTPIVEVPLCGHATLASAHVLYETKALDAAVTARFFTLSGELRATKNGDWITLDFPSRPVTPRRSPFDIAAALGAPVLNIAGNDHQRWLAEVESEEVLRALTPNFAAMMGVYGVIATCRATTPGFDFMSRFFAPSIGINEDPVTGGAHCSLTPYWAEALGKTEMVGYQASARVGVVRVRLADERVYLSGQALTVLRGELTL encoded by the coding sequence ATGTCCCAATCAATCGTACAAGTGGATGCTTTCACGGATACTCCTTTCGCCGGAAACCCAGCAGCGGTGTGCTTGTTAACCGCCCCCCGCGATGCGGAATGGATGCAACATGTTGCCCGCGAGATGAATCTCTCGGAGACGGCATTTTTGTATCCAGAGGATGATGGATTTCGGTTGCGCTGGTTTACGCCTATTGTTGAGGTGCCACTTTGTGGTCATGCGACGCTGGCGAGCGCCCACGTCCTCTATGAGACGAAGGCGTTAGACGCCGCCGTCACCGCTCGCTTTTTTACACTCAGTGGCGAATTGCGTGCCACAAAAAACGGCGATTGGATCACCCTTGATTTTCCCTCTCGTCCGGTCACGCCCCGACGTTCCCCTTTCGATATTGCCGCTGCATTGGGGGCGCCCGTCCTCAATATAGCCGGCAATGACCATCAGCGATGGCTTGCCGAGGTTGAATCGGAAGAAGTGCTGCGAGCGCTGACACCGAATTTTGCCGCCATGATGGGCGTCTACGGCGTCATTGCCACTTGCCGGGCGACAACGCCCGGCTTCGACTTTATGTCGCGCTTCTTTGCGCCGAGCATTGGCATTAATGAGGACCCCGTCACTGGCGGGGCGCACTGCTCATTGACGCCCTACTGGGCTGAGGCGTTGGGCAAAACGGAGATGGTTGGCTACCAAGCCTCAGCACGGGTCGGTGTGGTACGGGTGCGTTTAGCCGACGAGCGCGTTTACCTCAGTGGACAAGCCCTTACCGTGCTGCGCGGGGAGCTTACTCTATAG
- a CDS encoding bifunctional (p)ppGpp synthetase/guanosine-3',5'-bis(diphosphate) 3'-pyrophosphohydrolase produces MIHTGVETYPAELDKIFKNVPALTPVDRQFIFKAYERAEKAHTGAVRASGEPFISHPMEVARILSELKMDAPTLAAAILHDVVEDTPVELTALEHEFGLETAQLVNGVTKLDKLPTDTQGMRGGKAGDRDIETLRKIFLAMSNDIRVVLIKLADRLHNMRTLGHLKPEKQQRMAKETMDIFAPLANRLGMWQIKWELEDLSFRYLYPEAYKMIADHLAERRVDREKYMERVKARLNAELLKEGITATISARPKHIYSIWKKMERKKTGFDEIYDVRAVRVIVEDQATCYQVLGVVHNLWKPIPKEFDDYIAAPKDNFYRSLHTAVFDDEIGRKPLEIQIRTREMHEHAEYGIAAHWRYKEGARHDEEFEKRLEYMRRMMDFDDAETNNNAAEYVNAMKSDVFRSRVYVFSPKGDIFDLPAGSTPVDFAYHVHTEIGHRCRGAKVNGALVGLDYELKPGDRVEINTTKRGGPSLDWLNPDLAYIATNRARSKIREWFKHQGIDKNIANGRSIVDKELKRLGLGATSQESVASLFNFNRMEDFLAAVGRGDITGAQIASRVLEAERQAKAANPPDMLSPNAEPRRYPVNDPEGIHVDGNHGMAINLARCCNPVRGDAIIGYVTRGRGVTIHRYDCPNSPIRTEAERLIKVNWGPANGKTYPVPIIVTAYDRDGLMGDVGSVVAAEGINMSSVSITTRNSVATFFLTLELEDIGRVSRILAKIEQLPNVIEARRRL; encoded by the coding sequence ATGATCCACACTGGCGTAGAAACCTATCCCGCTGAACTCGACAAAATCTTCAAGAACGTCCCCGCTCTCACGCCTGTAGATAGGCAGTTCATTTTCAAAGCCTACGAACGGGCAGAAAAAGCCCACACTGGGGCAGTCCGTGCCTCTGGTGAACCTTTCATCAGCCACCCAATGGAAGTGGCACGCATCCTCTCCGAACTAAAAATGGATGCGCCGACCCTTGCCGCCGCCATTCTTCATGATGTTGTTGAAGATACACCCGTTGAACTCACCGCCCTTGAACATGAATTTGGCTTGGAAACTGCCCAATTGGTGAACGGGGTGACCAAGCTGGATAAGCTCCCTACCGATACGCAAGGGATGCGTGGTGGGAAAGCGGGTGATCGGGATATTGAAACGCTCCGCAAGATTTTTCTGGCAATGAGCAACGACATTCGCGTCGTTCTGATCAAATTGGCAGATCGCCTCCATAACATGCGCACGCTTGGTCACCTGAAGCCAGAAAAGCAGCAGCGCATGGCAAAAGAGACGATGGATATTTTTGCGCCGCTGGCAAACCGTCTGGGTATGTGGCAGATCAAATGGGAATTGGAAGACCTTTCCTTTCGCTACCTTTATCCCGAAGCCTACAAGATGATTGCCGATCACCTTGCCGAACGGCGGGTTGACCGCGAAAAGTATATGGAGCGCGTTAAGGCGCGTTTGAATGCGGAACTGCTGAAAGAAGGGATTACCGCCACGATTAGCGCCCGCCCCAAACATATTTACTCCATTTGGAAAAAGATGGAGCGCAAAAAGACGGGCTTTGACGAAATTTACGATGTGCGTGCTGTCCGCGTGATTGTGGAAGATCAAGCCACCTGTTATCAGGTTTTGGGCGTTGTCCACAATCTGTGGAAGCCGATTCCTAAAGAGTTTGATGATTACATCGCCGCTCCCAAAGACAACTTCTACCGCAGCTTACACACAGCCGTCTTTGATGATGAGATCGGCAGAAAGCCTCTCGAAATCCAGATTCGCACGCGAGAAATGCACGAACACGCCGAATATGGCATTGCCGCTCACTGGCGCTACAAAGAAGGGGCGCGGCACGATGAAGAATTTGAAAAGCGCCTTGAATACATGCGCCGCATGATGGATTTTGACGATGCAGAGACCAACAATAACGCGGCGGAATATGTCAACGCCATGAAATCGGATGTGTTCCGAAGCCGTGTGTATGTTTTTTCGCCAAAGGGTGATATTTTTGACCTTCCTGCTGGCTCGACACCGGTTGATTTTGCCTACCATGTCCATACTGAGATTGGGCATCGCTGCCGAGGGGCAAAAGTGAATGGGGCGCTGGTGGGCTTGGATTACGAATTAAAACCCGGAGATCGTGTTGAGATTAACACCACTAAACGGGGCGGTCCTAGCCTTGATTGGTTGAATCCAGACCTTGCCTACATTGCCACCAACCGCGCACGGAGTAAGATACGCGAGTGGTTCAAGCACCAAGGCATTGATAAGAACATCGCCAATGGACGCAGCATTGTTGATAAAGAATTAAAACGGCTTGGCTTGGGGGCAACCTCACAGGAGTCTGTCGCTAGCTTGTTCAATTTCAACCGCATGGAGGATTTTCTTGCGGCAGTGGGGCGCGGTGATATTACAGGGGCGCAGATCGCCTCCCGTGTTTTGGAAGCAGAACGGCAAGCAAAAGCGGCAAACCCGCCGGATATGCTCTCTCCCAATGCCGAACCCCGCCGCTATCCCGTCAACGATCCTGAGGGTATTCATGTTGATGGGAATCACGGCATGGCGATCAATTTGGCGCGTTGTTGTAACCCGGTGCGTGGCGATGCGATCATCGGCTATGTAACACGTGGACGCGGGGTGACTATTCACCGCTACGATTGCCCAAATAGTCCCATTAGGACAGAGGCGGAACGCTTGATCAAGGTGAATTGGGGTCCGGCAAACGGAAAAACTTACCCCGTCCCGATCATTGTCACCGCCTATGACCGGGACGGGCTTATGGGCGATGTGGGAAGCGTCGTCGCCGCTGAGGGCATTAATATGTCCTCGGTGAGCATCACCACCCGTAACAGCGTCGCCACCTTCTTCCTTACCCTAGAGTTGGAAGATATTGGAAGGGTTTCGCGCATCCTCGCCAAAATTGAACAACTCCCCAATGTTATTGAGGCGCGGCGGCGGCTATAG
- a CDS encoding pyridoxal phosphate-dependent aminotransferase: MTTLSVSTNTPIFTVPDSALVPVNSFPASQVPIPQSRMFVIKQLLAKYRETHPGVPAYDASQGDGGASLPGVPTHLLERAFELLKQNGTAYDPPVGIMPFRKATAEQYWRFEGQTGYSAENIAAVDGGRDGLEKIYEAMIWLGTGRIGDVLLVSRVPWISYNWGSYGIGLNVLLAPGDPAHGWEYTEDGLAASVEFCQTHGDGRRIAGVVITSPDNPTGRCLTPERQIALAKKAISLGIPFVLFDWIYNQVTEGEPADINKVLLAFDEADRKKLIFLDGITKSLGGSNIRNAHIVASKEVIAFVTSRASHGVMPNYFGQAVAIAAYEYGFRKAAEPIIGTTNASRKVVREFLKANGYHAIIGDGGYYAFIDCGEAMAAGNIPDSPELIEYMAENYGITAIAGSYFSDAGRNWIRFSYALPVETTKAALEHFDQALKALKTGARA; encoded by the coding sequence GTGACGACCCTCTCGGTTTCGACCAACACACCAATATTTACTGTGCCGGACTCAGCCCTTGTCCCCGTCAACAGCTTCCCGGCGTCCCAAGTGCCGATTCCCCAATCGCGGATGTTTGTGATCAAACAACTTCTCGCCAAGTATCGGGAGACACATCCGGGCGTTCCCGCCTACGATGCCTCGCAAGGCGATGGGGGGGCAAGCCTGCCCGGTGTCCCAACCCATCTGTTGGAACGCGCTTTTGAACTGCTAAAACAAAATGGCACCGCCTACGATCCGCCGGTGGGGATCATGCCCTTTCGGAAGGCGACAGCAGAACAGTATTGGCGCTTTGAGGGGCAAACGGGCTACAGCGCTGAGAATATCGCCGCAGTGGACGGCGGGCGCGATGGCTTGGAAAAAATTTACGAGGCGATGATCTGGCTTGGGACGGGGCGCATCGGTGATGTGCTGCTCGTCTCCCGCGTTCCCTGGATCAGCTATAACTGGGGATCGTATGGCATCGGCTTGAATGTGCTGCTCGCCCCGGGTGATCCGGCGCACGGTTGGGAGTATACTGAGGACGGTTTGGCAGCAAGCGTTGAGTTTTGCCAAACGCACGGCGATGGGCGGCGGATTGCTGGTGTCGTGATCACCTCCCCCGATAACCCAACGGGGCGCTGCCTCACCCCCGAACGTCAGATTGCTTTGGCAAAAAAGGCGATTTCGTTGGGTATTCCCTTCGTCCTTTTCGATTGGATTTACAACCAAGTGACGGAAGGCGAACCCGCCGACATTAACAAGGTGCTGCTTGCCTTTGACGAGGCAGACCGCAAAAAGCTGATCTTCCTCGATGGCATCACCAAATCACTGGGCGGCTCGAACATCCGCAATGCCCACATTGTCGCCTCGAAAGAGGTGATCGCCTTCGTCACCAGCCGCGCCTCACACGGCGTTATGCCCAACTATTTTGGGCAAGCGGTGGCAATTGCCGCCTATGAATATGGTTTTCGCAAGGCGGCAGAGCCAATCATCGGGACAACGAATGCCAGCCGAAAAGTTGTTCGGGAGTTTCTGAAGGCGAATGGCTACCACGCCATCATTGGCGATGGCGGGTACTATGCCTTCATCGACTGCGGCGAGGCAATGGCAGCCGGAAATATCCCCGACTCGCCAGAGCTGATTGAATACATGGCAGAAAACTACGGAATCACCGCCATTGCCGGAAGTTACTTCTCCGACGCCGGACGGAATTGGATTCGGTTTTCCTACGCGCTCCCCGTCGAAACAACAAAGGCAGCGCTAGAACACTTTGATCAGGCGCTCAAGGCACTTAAGACAGGGGCACGGGCGTAA